Within Spirochaeta lutea, the genomic segment CCCGTTCCCGGCCCTCCATGCGTACCTGGATCCGGAGATCATGGAGGACCGTCCGCTCCCGTTCAACCTGCCAGAAGGGAAGGTGATGCGCCTCGAGTTCCGTACCGTCGAGACCCCGAACCCCCATGACGGGGTCGGATAGGGGGGATTGGCCTCGGGAGATTCCAAGGATCTCCCGGGCCCGGGGGTTAGAATACACGATCCCGCCCTGGGTATTCAGCACCACAATCCCCGCGGGGCTTGTGAGAGCCAGCATCTCTAACCGCCGGCGCTCGGATTCCAGGTTTCGTTCCATTTGGAAGTGCAGAACCAGCCCCGCGAAAATCTCCCCGGTGGTGCGCAGCCGGGGTAGCAGGCCTTCTTGAAAGTTGAGGGGGCTGCCGAGATTTACCCCCCAGAGGATGTAGGTGGCTCCCCGGGTTGAGACGAGGGGCAGCAAAAAGGCCCCGGTAATACCCTGGCGTTTCCACCACTTCCATTGACCATCCGTCAGGACAGCTTTTGCCTCGTCCGGAGATGGGACGATGACATCTCTGCCGGCATCTACAATCCCATCCAGCCCGGGAAAGCCCTCTATACGGCTCAGATTTGACAGTTCCGAGCCGGGGTACTGGTAACCTGTCCAGGATTCTATTACCTCCCTGGTTTCATCCACCGCCATGAAGCCCAGGTAGTCCAGGGTCAGGAGCTCTGCCAGCTGTTCGAGGCTTACGGTAAGCCGTGAGGACAAATCTCCTCCAGGTTGAACCAGGTAGGCTGAAACCTGGGCAGTGAGCTGCTCCAGACGGGAGGCCTGGCTTCCCTGTTCACCGGTTCGCGGATTCGAATCCTTCAGGTGCCGGATACGCTCTACCAAGCGTAAGCGCTCGGTGTTCAGGGCGCTGAAGGTTAGCTCGGCCGGGTCCCGGACTCCCCAGCGCAGGATGCCCAGGTGCACGGCGTAAAAGGACAGGGCCTTGAGGGCCTGGGCGGCCATGGCACCGGTTGTTCCGGACCAGGACTCCCGGAGGGGTATGTACAGCGTTGCGGCAAGCCAGGAAAGCACCAGGATCAGTATCATGTACCAGAATAGACTGGTTTTCCTGGCAGTCCAGTACCGTCGGATGTAGAGGACCAGGGCCAGGAGCATTACCCCGCTGATTACAAGGTTGATGTCCCCGAGATCGGCGGTTGGTTCGGTGAGCAGCAGCATCAGGGCCACCAGTCCCAGGCTTAGCAGAGAGGAAAAAGCATGCCAGGTTCCGATGCGGTTGGCCCGGTTCCCGGAGAGCACGGCCGTCAAAATAATTCCCCCCTCCAGACCTCGGCCTGCTATCCATAACGCACCGGAGATTCTTGCATCCACCCCGGGTACACCCGTGAGCAGTTCCAGGTTGCTGATGGTCCGCAGAAGATCCAGCACTCCGACATATCCGTACCCGACTCCGAGAACGAGCAGAAGGCTGCCCCTGAGGTGGGGATGCACCTGATGGGTAAAGGCGGCGATACCCAGGGCTATGAAGATACAGAGAAACTCCAGAAGTAGATGAAAGGTCCGGTGGTTCACCAGGCCTGCTTGTGCAGCGGCCATGAGAATCACCATGACGAGAAAAAGAAATGCGAATTGCGGTACCTGGTTTTTACTTACTGTATGCCGAAGGAACACATCACCCCCTGTTCAAGTATCCACCCTCCGCAAGAGTTCTTCAACTCTAATATTGCCAACAGGGTCAAAAAGCTCCTATACTGGAGGTTCAGTATTCTTGGGCATGCTAAATGCAAAGTAGGGTTGCAATTGGCTACAGTAGAAAAAGTAATTACCGGCGGTGTTTCGCCGGGCTGAAAGGGAGTTTGTATGTCAGAAGTTGTCGTAAAACCGGTTTCCACCAAAAAAGAGATGGACATGTTCATCCATTTTCCCTGGAAGGTGTACCGCTCGCCGGAGTCCCACTATCCCAACTGGGTTCCGCCCCTGCTGATGGATGAGAAACATACCTTCAATAGGAGCCATAATAAGTTCTTCAACCATGCCGATCAGCAGGAGTTTTTAGCCTTCCGGGACGGCCGTGTTGTAGGGCGGATTGCCGCTATGGTGGACTGGAACTATGTGGACTACCAAAAAAAGAAGGACGGGTTTTTCGGTTTTTTTGAGGTGCTGAAGGATGCCGAGGCCGCCCTGGCCCTCCACCGCGCCGCCGAGGACTATCTACGGGAACGGGGTATGGATCGGGTTCTTGGTCCGGTGAACCAGTCCACGGGTCATATCCTGGGGTGTATGATCTCCGCCTTCGATGTGCCCCCGGTTGTCCAGATGGGTTACAACCCTGAGTACTATCAGGAATTTCATGAATCGGCAGGCTATGAGAAGGAGATGGATCTCCGCAGCTATATTATGGATGTAAGCCTGCCCCTTTCGGATAAAATAAAGCGGGTAAGCGAGCTGGCCCGAAAACGCAACGGCGTGGAGGTTCGTAAGGCGGATGTGAAGCAGTGGGCCCAAACCGTTGATGTGGTTCGGGAGATCTGGAACGACGCCTGGACGGATAACTGGGGTTTTACGCCCTGGACGGAAGAGGAATTCGCCGTGATGGCCGCAGACATGAAGATGATCATGGACAAGGACATGGTCCTCATGGCCTATATTGACGGAGAACCCGCAGGTTTTGCATTTCCGGTACCCGATGTGAACAATATCATGATCAATATGAACGGGCGGCTTTTCCCTACGGGGATTTTCAAGCTTCTAGGCGGTATAAAAAAGGTGAAAAACCTCCGGGTGGCTGCCTTCGGGGTGAAGAAGAAGTTTCAGAACAAGGGCGTGGATGCCGCATTCGTGTACGATCTGTACACCCAGGGACAGGCGAAGGGGTATACCGGTGCGGAGTTTAGCTGGATACTGGAGACCAATCAGCGTCTTACCAATATGCTGGAGAACTGGGGAGCGACCTACTACAAGACCCACCGTATTTTTCGAAAACCCCTGTAAGGTGTCGTTTCTTACCGCCGCCTGATTAGTTGAATCTCATTCAATTGTGTGCTACCAATTCAGCAACCCGGGGTAACTCCCGGGTTGCATGTTAGGTGCGAGGAGAGTTGTATGAAAACCTGTTATTTATTTCCCGGCCAGGGAGCTCAGTTTCCCGGAATGGCCAAGGACCTATTTGAATCAAGTCAAACCGTTAAGGATCTCTTTACTGCTGCATCGGATGCCACCGGCAAGGACCTCCGGGCTCTGCTCTTCGACTCATCCGAGGAGGTACTGAAGGTAACCGAGAACACCCAGATTGCGGTTACCCTGGCGAATATTTCAGCTGCCGCCTATCTGTCCGAACGCGGCATCACGGCGGATGCTACCGCGGGCTTTAGCGTAGGAGAGTATGCTGCTCTCTACGAAGCTGGGGTCTTGGGTTTGAAGGATCTCTTTAAGGCTGTGGTGCTCCGGGGAGAGGCCATGGAGAAGGGCAGCCGGGCGAGCGATACTCCCGAGGGTCCGGCGGGCATGAGTGCAGTCATCGGCCTTCCCTTCGAGGAGGCGGCTCCCATCGTAGAATCCTTGGCTGATCAGGGGGTCTATGTGGCAAACCATAGCTCACCCATCCAGATTGTATTAGCCGGAAAGGCGGGCGGATTGACGGCTGCCGAGAAGGCCCTGGAGGATGCCGGGGCTATGAAGGTGGTACGACTCAAGGTTTCGGGGCCATTCCACAGTCCCTTGCTGCAAAACGCCAGAGAGGAGTTTGAGGCCGCTATCGCCGATATTCCCTTTGCTGATCCTAAAAAACCGATCTTTTCCAACGTAACCGGTCAGAGCATTACCTCCGGGGAAGAGGCCCGAAAACTGGCGGGTTTACAGATAGTATCCACTGTGCGGTGGGTGGATAGTATGCAGAATATTCTGGACGGCGGGTATCAACGGGTGCTGGAGGTCGGTCCCGGCACGGTACTGACCGGACTGTGGAAGAGCTTCTACCGGAAACAACGTGCCCTTCCGGCGGGAACAAAGGATTCCATCGAAGCGCTTCTGGAAGCCTAGTAAAGAGTAAAATATCTCCAATACCGGGTCCCGGGGGGTGGGAACCGGGTCCGTCTCAGGAACACGGAGGGGCTTTAGGCGTGCTTAGAAGCCCTGAAATTGGCCTTCGACTGGACAAACCGTGAGTTGTAATTATACTTACCCCATTCTTCAAACCAATGTGAAAGAGGATCATACATGGAACGACGTGTTGTTATTACCGGAATGGGAACCATCAACCCCCTGGGCGACACCCTCCAGGGATACTACGATAACCTGATTGCCGGGAAGTCCGGCGTTAAGCGCTGGGAATCACTGGATTTATCGCCCTGCGAGAATAAGATTGGCGGGGATTTAGGGGATTACGATTTTACGGCCGGGCTTGAACGTTTTAAAGACGCGTTAGGTCCTCAGTATAAGGCGGTAAAGAGGTTATTCCGGAATGCAACCTTCACTTCAAAAATGTCGGTGCTAACAGCCTTAGATGCCTGGAAGGATGCGGGCCTTCTCCATGCCGAGATCGATCCCTTTCAGACCATGACCGTGGTTGCGGGCCATAACCTAAACTCCAACTATATCTACAAGATGGGTCTTCAATACCAGGAGGAACCCGAGTTCATCGATCCCCTGGCAAGCGTAGAGGCTATAGATAACAATGTACCCGCCCTGGTTACCGAGGTGCTGGGTATTCACGGTCCGGCATACACCATCGGCGGAGCCTGTGCCAGTGGAAACCTTGCCCTGCGGGATGCCTTCCGGGATATCAAGCTGGGAGAGGTAGAGCGGGCAGTGGTCTGCGGTGCAGCCTTCGATGTAAGTGCTGCCGATATCATGGCGTCTTCAATAATTAACTCGGTGGTAGTCAAAAAGGAATTCCAGGAAAAACCCGAGACGGGCAGCCGTCCCTTCGACACCCAGCGTGACGGATTTGTATACAGCCACGGATCTGCAACCCTGATTGTTGAATCCCTGGAGAGTGCCAAGGCCCGGGGAGCCAGGATCTATGCCGAGGTGCTGGGGGTTAAGGCCAGCGCGAACGCTAACCACCTTCCTATGCCCGGGGCTGACTACATGTCCTGGGTCATGAAGGAGCTTCTGCGAACCACGGGTACAAAACCCGAGGATGTGGATTACGCGAACTGCCACGCCACAGGAACCCCGGCGGGGGATATGCAGGAGATTATGGCTATTAAGAATACCTTCGG encodes:
- a CDS encoding beta-ketoacyl-[acyl-carrier-protein] synthase family protein, giving the protein MERRVVITGMGTINPLGDTLQGYYDNLIAGKSGVKRWESLDLSPCENKIGGDLGDYDFTAGLERFKDALGPQYKAVKRLFRNATFTSKMSVLTALDAWKDAGLLHAEIDPFQTMTVVAGHNLNSNYIYKMGLQYQEEPEFIDPLASVEAIDNNVPALVTEVLGIHGPAYTIGGACASGNLALRDAFRDIKLGEVERAVVCGAAFDVSAADIMASSIINSVVVKKEFQEKPETGSRPFDTQRDGFVYSHGSATLIVESLESAKARGARIYAEVLGVKASANANHLPMPGADYMSWVMKELLRTTGTKPEDVDYANCHATGTPAGDMQEIMAIKNTFGEHAYKLKLNAPKSMLGHTCWASPLVETIGGILQMQHGKLHPTINIDNLDPEIDLDVCPNEPVDFQARIMLKNSFGFGGLNCCSLIKMWEED
- a CDS encoding ACP S-malonyltransferase, which codes for MKTCYLFPGQGAQFPGMAKDLFESSQTVKDLFTAASDATGKDLRALLFDSSEEVLKVTENTQIAVTLANISAAAYLSERGITADATAGFSVGEYAALYEAGVLGLKDLFKAVVLRGEAMEKGSRASDTPEGPAGMSAVIGLPFEEAAPIVESLADQGVYVANHSSPIQIVLAGKAGGLTAAEKALEDAGAMKVVRLKVSGPFHSPLLQNAREEFEAAIADIPFADPKKPIFSNVTGQSITSGEEARKLAGLQIVSTVRWVDSMQNILDGGYQRVLEVGPGTVLTGLWKSFYRKQRALPAGTKDSIEALLEA